From Ignavibacteria bacterium, one genomic window encodes:
- a CDS encoding 4-hydroxy-tetrahydrodipicolinate synthase gives MITTGLHTAVVTPFTADGDLDIPAFKRLLDVQLNGGVDGIVVCGSTGEGATLNTQEKIQLWNTAVEHVSGRVPIIAGTGSNDTRATVELSRAAKACGVQGLLLVTPYYNKPSHNGLLAHFRAISDAVDLPQIIYNIPGRSAQNVGPETQLAIAETCGNVVATKEASANLEQMCEIIRHAPSHFSLLAGDDSLALPAIACGATGTIAVISNYLPRVFGTLVHAALADNMLRAREIQMYLMPFYKANFIETNPLPVKYILHKLGHIALEYRLPLITPLASTMDRLDAVVTTIDDTWTPVD, from the coding sequence ATGATCACTACCGGACTCCATACTGCTGTTGTAACTCCGTTCACCGCCGATGGTGACCTGGATATACCAGCATTCAAACGTCTGCTCGATGTGCAACTCAACGGCGGCGTAGACGGCATTGTGGTCTGCGGCTCAACAGGCGAAGGCGCCACGCTCAACACGCAGGAGAAGATCCAACTCTGGAACACGGCAGTTGAGCATGTTTCGGGGCGCGTACCGATCATCGCCGGTACCGGCTCCAATGACACACGCGCAACTGTCGAGCTCTCTCGAGCGGCAAAGGCCTGCGGCGTGCAAGGTCTGTTGCTCGTTACACCGTACTACAACAAGCCATCACACAACGGTTTGCTCGCACACTTCCGTGCGATCAGTGATGCCGTTGATCTTCCACAGATCATCTACAATATTCCCGGACGATCGGCCCAGAACGTTGGACCAGAAACACAACTTGCCATCGCAGAGACATGTGGAAACGTTGTGGCAACAAAGGAAGCATCAGCGAATCTCGAACAGATGTGCGAGATCATTCGTCACGCACCGTCGCATTTCAGTCTTCTTGCCGGTGATGATTCACTGGCGTTGCCCGCTATTGCCTGTGGCGCAACCGGTACCATCGCCGTGATCTCGAACTATCTGCCGCGTGTGTTCGGGACGCTCGTCCATGCAGCCCTTGCCGACAACATGCTGCGTGCGCGCGAGATCCAGATGTATCTCATGCCATTCTACAAGGCCAACTTCATCGAGACCAATCCATTGCCTGTGAAGTATATCCTTCACAAGCTTGGTCACATCGCACTGGAATACCGCCTGCCCCTTATCACTCCTCTCGCTTCCACCATGGACCGTTTGGATGCTGTGGTAACAACCATTGACGACACCTGGACACCCGTCGACTAG
- the folP gene encoding dihydropteroate synthase yields the protein MQQPQIMGIVNITPDSFSDGGLFNDPHVAINRALLMIEQGADWVDIGGESTRPGATHVPVDMESRRVIPVVREIIAANANAKISVDTYKSIVARQALQAGAHMINDVTAGTYDPTVFDVAVEYNAPIILMHMLGDPQTMQNDPQYGDVVQDVRQYLTQRVEAARAAGVKTIYVDPGIGFGKTLDHNLALLRNLDAFADLSDGIVLGISRKRFLGTITGIEDPAQRDAATALTHALLWHSPVHMIRVHDVPLHVQLRQLSRRVL from the coding sequence ATGCAACAGCCCCAGATCATGGGCATTGTGAACATCACCCCGGATTCGTTTTCCGACGGAGGGTTGTTCAATGACCCGCACGTGGCCATCAATAGAGCACTGTTGATGATCGAGCAGGGGGCTGATTGGGTTGATATTGGCGGAGAAAGCACACGTCCCGGAGCAACACACGTTCCGGTCGACATGGAAAGCAGGCGCGTGATCCCCGTTGTACGCGAGATCATTGCAGCCAACGCCAATGCCAAGATCTCCGTGGACACCTATAAGTCCATTGTGGCACGTCAAGCACTACAGGCTGGTGCACACATGATCAACGACGTAACCGCCGGAACATACGACCCGACGGTCTTCGACGTCGCCGTTGAGTACAATGCACCTATCATCCTCATGCACATGCTGGGAGATCCGCAGACAATGCAGAACGACCCGCAGTATGGTGATGTGGTGCAAGACGTGCGCCAATACCTCACGCAACGTGTGGAGGCAGCGCGCGCCGCCGGAGTAAAAACCATCTACGTCGATCCGGGTATCGGCTTCGGCAAGACCCTCGATCACAACCTTGCCCTTCTTCGCAATCTCGATGCCTTTGCCGATCTCTCAGATGGCATCGTCCTTGGAATCTCGCGTAAACGCTTTCTCGGCACCATCACCGGCATCGAAGACCCCGCCCAACGCGACGCAGCAACCGCACTCACTCATGCACTGCTATGGCATTCACCGGTTCACATGATCCGCGTGCATGATGTGCCGTTGCATGTGCAGCTAAGACAGCTCTCTCGAAGAGTCTTATGA